A region of Prochlorococcus marinus subsp. pastoris str. CCMP1986 DNA encodes the following proteins:
- a CDS encoding form I ribulose bisphosphate carboxylase large subunit encodes MSKKYDAGVKEYRDTYWTPEYVPLDTDLLACFKCTGQEGVPREEVAAAVAAESSTGTWSTVWSELLTDLEFYKGRCYRIEDVPGDPEAFYAFIAYPLDLFEEGSITNVLTSLVGNVFGFKALRHLRLEDIRFPIAFIKTCGGPPNGIVVERDRLNKYGRPLLGCTIKPKLGLSGKNYGRVVYECLRGGLDLTKDDENINSQPFQRWRERFEFVAEAVKLAQQETGEVKGHYLNCTANTPEELYERAEFAKELDMPIIMHDYITGGFTANTGLANWCRKNGMLLHIHRAMHAVIDRHPKHGIHFRVLAKCLRLSGGDQLHTGTVVGKLEGDRQTTLGYIDNLRESFVPEDRSRGNFFDQDWGSMPGVFAVASGGIHVWHMPALLAIFGDDSCLQFGGGTHGHPWGSAAGAAANRVALEACVKARNAGREIEKESRDILMEAAKHSPELAIALETWKEIKFEFDTVDKLDVQG; translated from the coding sequence ATGAGTAAGAAGTATGACGCTGGGGTAAAGGAGTACAGAGATACCTACTGGACTCCTGAATATGTCCCCCTCGACACTGATTTGTTAGCCTGTTTCAAATGCACAGGCCAAGAAGGTGTCCCAAGAGAAGAAGTTGCAGCAGCGGTAGCGGCTGAATCTTCTACTGGTACTTGGTCGACTGTTTGGTCCGAGTTACTTACCGACCTTGAATTTTACAAAGGCCGTTGTTATCGAATCGAAGACGTTCCTGGTGATCCAGAAGCCTTTTATGCATTTATTGCATACCCTTTAGATCTTTTCGAAGAAGGTTCAATCACAAACGTATTAACCTCTTTAGTAGGTAACGTATTTGGATTTAAAGCTTTAAGACATCTCCGTCTTGAAGATATTAGATTCCCAATTGCTTTTATTAAGACCTGTGGTGGACCACCTAACGGAATAGTAGTTGAAAGAGATCGACTTAATAAGTATGGAAGACCACTTCTAGGTTGTACCATCAAACCTAAATTAGGATTGTCTGGTAAGAACTACGGAAGGGTTGTCTATGAATGCCTTAGAGGGGGTCTTGATCTAACTAAAGATGATGAGAATATCAATTCTCAGCCATTCCAACGTTGGAGAGAACGATTTGAGTTCGTTGCTGAAGCCGTTAAACTTGCTCAGCAAGAAACTGGAGAAGTAAAAGGTCATTATTTAAATTGCACCGCTAATACCCCTGAAGAACTATACGAACGTGCAGAGTTTGCTAAAGAGCTTGATATGCCAATCATCATGCATGATTACATAACTGGTGGATTTACAGCAAATACTGGCCTTGCAAACTGGTGTCGTAAAAATGGCATGCTTCTGCATATACACAGAGCTATGCACGCTGTTATTGATAGACATCCAAAACATGGTATCCACTTCAGAGTTCTAGCGAAATGTTTAAGACTCTCTGGAGGAGACCAGTTACATACTGGAACCGTTGTTGGGAAACTAGAAGGTGATCGTCAAACTACTCTTGGTTACATTGATAACTTAAGAGAATCATTTGTTCCCGAAGACAGATCAAGAGGTAACTTCTTTGATCAAGATTGGGGATCAATGCCTGGAGTTTTTGCTGTTGCATCTGGTGGTATCCACGTTTGGCATATGCCAGCACTGCTTGCAATATTTGGAGATGATTCTTGTCTTCAATTCGGAGGAGGAACTCATGGTCATCCATGGGGTTCAGCTGCCGGAGCTGCTGCAAACCGTGTTGCATTAGAAGCTTGTGTGAAAGCACGTAATGCAGGTCGCGAAATCGAAAAAGAGAGTAGAGACATTCTAATGGAAGCTGCTAAGCATAGTCCTGAATTAGCTATTGCACTCGAAACTTGGAAAGAAATCAAGTTTGAGTTTGATACCGTTGATAAGCTCGACGTTCAAGGCTAA
- a CDS encoding ribulose bisphosphate carboxylase small subunit produces MPFQSSVGDYQTVATLETFGFLPPMTQEEIYDQIAYIIAQGWSPVIEHVHPSGSMQTYWSYWKLPFFGEKDLNLVVSELEACHRAYPDHHVRIIGYDAYTQSQGTAFAVFQGR; encoded by the coding sequence ATGCCTTTCCAGAGCTCAGTTGGTGACTATCAAACAGTTGCTACCCTGGAAACATTCGGTTTTTTACCACCGATGACCCAGGAAGAAATATACGATCAAATTGCCTACATTATTGCTCAAGGATGGAGTCCTGTTATTGAGCATGTACATCCAAGTGGAAGTATGCAAACTTATTGGTCTTATTGGAAGCTCCCTTTCTTTGGGGAAAAAGATCTTAACTTGGTTGTAAGTGAGTTAGAAGCATGCCATAGAGCATACCCTGATCATCACGTAAGAATCATTGGTTATGACGCTTATACACAAAGTCAAGGTACAGCTTTTGCAGTTTTCCAAGGACGCTAA